The Moorena producens PAL-8-15-08-1 genomic interval TGTCCCGGATGCTGTACTTGATCCGTCGGTGGAGGCGAACGTCCTCTTGGAATTCATAAAGTTCGTTCTTAGTAGGGAGCTCACCCCAAATCAGTAGATACGCGGCTTCTAGGAAAGTACTTTTTGATGCGAGTTCTTCGAGCCGAATGCCACGATACTCTAGTATTCCCTTCTGCCCATCAACGTAGCTGATACTGGATTGAGCTGCTGGAATGCCTTCTAAACCTGGCTGGTACTCGCAAGCTATCATGTTATTACCTACAGAATCTTCAGTCATCTCAGGCTAACTTACCAGAGATTAGTGCTTAAGTCTTCGGTGCTACAAAGATTATTACTGTTTAGTGCTTATGAATATATTATAGCAATCTACAATAATTCTTGATGAATTTGTACTTGATGAATTTGTGGTCAAAAAAACAATCGTGAGATTCTTCCCCCTCTTACCTGTCTGCTCCTGTTGCTTAAGTTTTACAAGTCAAATCCGGATTGCTATAGTAACCATTTAGGTGAGGTCAGCAAGAATAGCTCACTGCGACCGAAGGGCTTCCCAGTATTAGGAAGCTTTAACCCAATTACTCCAGCTTTTTTTAGCACTAGTTTTTGATCGGATACTCCCCACACCAACATTTCCGCCCAATTCGCTAAATCCGGTTGATGACCAACTAGAGCCAAACGTCTTTGAGCATCAGTCTTTCGCCACCTCTGCTGTAGCCAGCTGAGCCATTGGTGAATGTCACCCTCAGGAGCGAGACTCTCCGACTCTTCAACCAATGAGCCTAAACCAACATCTTGGAGGATAGCAGCGGTTTCCTTAGCTCTGACCAATGGACTAGTCAAGATTAGGTCAAAGTTTAGCCCTCGTTTCTGGAGCTCCTTTGCTACTTTACTAGTTTTTTCATGGCCAATTTTGGTCAGTGGCCGCTCTCGATCGTTTTTGTAGGTGCCTCGCTCAGCAGCAATACCGTGGCGAATTAAGTACAGTTCCATGGGCTGATTGTTGAGATTCGCTTAAAATGCGATCGCTACACTGAAAATACTCCTGAGTTCATCATTGGCTATTAATTAACTTCAAAAGCGATTCATATCAAACTCATGGCTTAACATTGAGTTTGATATGAATCGCGGACAGAGTTTTCAACAAGTAGGGAACCCAAAAACGTTTATATAGTTTATACTAGAGAGAGTAGGGAAGACAAATTAAGAGCTAACCGCCACCTACTAATCAAAAACAGAACTTATTGTATTGTTCCGGTGCGGAGGGGCATCCCGTATCGTTAATAAAGCTTACCGAGTATCCTAACCGTTGGGTGGAGTTGGTAAGAAGCCTACACTTTAATCTTGGATTCAGTGTGGGAGTATGTCACTCTAGATCACCGTATCCTGGGGATTAACTAACCGCAGTAGTTTTTGCTTGACTTGGGTATCAAACACCTCCCACTTGAGCTTGGCATACTCGGATTTGTCATTAAAACTACTCAAGAATCCCGTCGGAATTTCAAAGCCACCAGCCATCATGCGTCCACCACCAAAGAAACGCCCATGACTGTCTTGACCGAAAGCTTCTTTGATAAATTCATCAGGGTCGAGGGTTAACTTATTGGTTCTCAAGGAACCAATCACCACTTCTAATTCTTGGTCTTCATCGTAAACAATCCCGTAAACTACAGCAGTGTGAACATTTTCTTCAGTAACTAAAAAGTCAGCAGCTTGGGGAATAGCATCCCGGTCTTCATAGCGAAGATAGCCGACACCAGCCATAGAGAAGTTATCTTGGACAATGCGATATTTAAGCGATCGCTCAATCACATCCATGACTCGACGAGATCGGGATGTCTTGAGTATAGCGTTAAGGAGTTGAGTGTCATAGAAGCGGCTGAGATATCCAGCTGCCAAGAAATCCTCTTCCTGAGCCTGCATCAGCATATTAGTATCAGAGCGCAGACCATGCATCAAGGCTGTAGCACATTTGATATGTTCAGTAATGCTACTATCAAGCTGTAGTAACCCAGCCTGAAGGTAATGGGTTAATAGCGTCGCGGTGGCTCTTGCTTGAGGACGAAGGTCAATAAATTCTGCTTTCAACTCCCCTTGACTACTGTGATGATCAAAGATTGCAATTAGAGGAATATTCGCCTCGGTAACAATCGGTAACAGCTGGGTGGTTGTACCCTGATTATCAATCAGCACATAGCCCTGATACAGGGATAAATCTTGATTTTTTGTGGTCTCCACACTCCAGCGTTTGGTTGGTAAACCAGTCAGCTTAACCAGGGCAATGTTTTCCTGGTGAGAGAGGGTACCAGCATAGACAATATCGCATGGGATATTATACTCCTGGGCAATCAGCTGGTAAGCCCAAGCGCTAGAAAGAGCATCTGGGTCAGGGAAATCTTGTAGGATGATCAGTTGCCGCTCATTTTGATGGCGTTCTAGAGTCTCCTGCAACTGTTGTACTTTTGAATGTATTCTTGAAGCTGATGTAGCCGACTGCCGCCTTTTTGCTTGGGAATTTCCCACGGAAGAATTTACATCTTGAGTAGATGACGGTTGCGCTTTCGCATCAACCTGTTCTGAATCTAAGCTAGATGCACCACTGTTAAGTAAATTGTTAGTCATTAACCATTAGTCATTAGTCATTAGCCATTGCTCATTAACCATTAGTCATTAGTCATTAGCCATTGGTCAACCCCCTTTTGGCTTGATTAGTCGTGGCATGAGTTAGCGGACTAGGCACCAATCACATACTTCCGCCACTCCTGATGCCGTCCAGTTTTTAAGTGTTTAGCAATTTCAAAGTGGAGACTACTATAAGGTCTCCGGGGTTGGGTTTGCAACATCATGTTGGCTTCTTTAGGGGTGCGATTCCCTTTTTTGACGTTGCAGCGCACGCAAGCTGTAACAATATTTTCCCAGGACTCACCTCCATGGCGAGAACGAGGAATTACATGATCTAACGTTAAGTCATCACCGCTGTAGCCGCAGTATTGACAAGAGTGACCATCACGGTGCAGGATGTTACGACGGGTAAGGGGAATCTCTTTGTAGGGTACCCGGACGTAATGGCGCAGTCTAATCACTGTAGGCAGTGGAAAATCTGCGTAAACGTATTTGCCGTTATGTTCGATACGCTCTGCCTTACCCTTGATCAACAAGACAACTGCCCGTCGCCAGTTGGTTATGTTGAGCGGCTCATAGGAGGCGTTTAACACCAGAACCTTACCCATTGGTGATCTCAGCTAGGAGGATTTTCCCAGATAGTAGCACAGGTTGCTCAATCTGGGTCGTTTTTCCATGGGTTAGTTTAATTGACGGTGTTGCTGAACTGCTGAACTAAAGGCTGAACTTACGAAATCCCTCAAGGGCTAACAACAGTTAAATAAAATCTCAACAAATCTAGCACTATTTCCCAAAACGTGTTAGATTTTAGACATGGCACTCATACCCATCCGTAAGGCGGTCGAACTTACAGGACTCTCTGCGAACACATTAAGGAAGTACGCAGATAATGGCACTCTCAAATGCGAGCGAACCCCTGGGGGAACTAGACTCTTTGACTCAACAGATCTTCTCCGTTTTGGAAAAGCTCCAAGGTCTAACAGACCCCGTTGTTACACCGTCTGTTATTGCCGAGTCAGTAGTACCAAACAGCGAGACGATCTGGCTCGCCAAGTCGCCTATCTGCACTCCCTCTTCCCAGAAGCAGAAATCATCAAAGACATCGGTTCCGGCCTCAACTACAAAAGGAAAGGGCTTAGAACCATACTGGAGCGAATTGTCTGCGGAGATAAGCTCACGATTGTTGTTGCCTGTAGAGACCGACTTACCCGATTCGGGTTTGAACTCATTGAGTACTTGGTTAGAAGTTACCGTAAGAGTAGTGCAGCCTTTATAGTTGGTAAATTATGCAGCATAGGGTCTTGGTTTTGTAGTAAGGCTGCACTACTCTAAGGTTTCATCTCCGGTCAGTCTCAACGGTGGAAAAATCCTGGTTCTCGACCAGCCTGAGAGCTGTCCCGAATCCGAACTTACAGCAGATCTTCTCTCCATCATTCACGTGTTCTCCTGCCGGGTTCACGGACTCAGGAAATACGGTCAAAAAATCAAAGAAGATTCGTCTGTTCCTAAGTCGTGAGCAGCGTACGCTTGTCCGTAAATGGTTCGGAGTGTCCCGTCATGTTTTCAATAAGACAGTTAAAATACTCCAGAATGGCGAAGTAAAGGCAAACTGGAAAGCCATTAAAACTGGAATATTAAACGACCTTCCCGAGTGGTGCAAGGAAGTCCCTTATCAAATTAAATCGATAGCGATAAAGGATGCTTGCACTGCTGTTAGGGAGGCGAAGAAGAAATACAAGAAGACATCACAAATAAACAAAGTAAGATTTAGATCCAGAAAAAACCCTGTTCAGTCTTGTTATATCCCAAAGTCAGCAGTTTCAGAAGCGGGGATATATCACACAAAACTAGGGGAACTAACTTACTCTGAGGGCTTACCCCCGGAAGTTTGCGATTGCAGACTAACCAGTAATAATGGGGATTACTATCTGGTAGTCCCCCATAAAGTAGCTGTATCACATACCGAGAACCAAGGTAGAGTAGTTGCTTTAGACCCTGGAGTCAGAACTTTCATTACTTTTTTTAGTGAGACATCTGTAGGAAAGATTGGGCACGGAGACTTTTCGCGCATCCAACGATTATGTCAACACCTAGACAATTTGCTGTCTAAGATCAGTAAAGCAAAGAGTGGACAAAAACGTCGGATGAGAAAAGCCACCAGACGAATGTTCGTCAAGGTTCAAAACCTAATAAACGAACTTCACCACAAAACAGCTAAGTTCTTGGTCGATAACTTCGACGTAATCCTGCTCCCCACCTTTGAGACATATCAAATGTCAAAAAAAGGGAACAGAAAAATTAGGTCTAAAACTGTTCGTAATATGCTCACCTTTGCTCATTACCGTTTCAAGGAGTTCCTAAAACATAAAGCCCAGGAAACGGGGAAAGTAGTGGTAGATGTCTGTGAAGCTTACACCAGTAAAACTGTTAGCTGGACAGGCGAACTGATAAACATAGGTGGAAGCAAGATCATAAGGTCAAAGGTTGATGGCAAAGTCATGGACAGAGACATCAACGGCGCTCGTGGAATATTTCTGCGAGCCCTGGGAGATACCCCCTGGTTGCGAGAGCAACTTGCATTAGTGGGCTAATTTTTACCTCTTTGGTAAATTTTGGTAGCTAAAAAGTATCGGTCAAGTCAAGTCAACTATAGTTAGGTCACTTACCCATTACCCATTGCTTTAGGACCTGTGAGCAGATAAGTAGTCATTTTACCTTTGCCTTTGACTTCAAACGGTTCCCGTTGCTCAAACCGGTACTTATCTTTTAATTTCTCATAGGTAGTAACTGTAAGCTGAATCCCACCTGGTATACCCTGAGATTCCATACGGCTAGCCATATTTACGGTATCACCCCACAAATCATAGCTGAATTTTTTGATTCCAATTACCCCAGCCACCACTGGTCCACTGTTGATGCCAATCCTGAGACGGAAATTCTGATTCGTTTGAGCATTGTACTGGGCAATTAATTTTTGCATATCCAATGCCATTTTAGCGATCGCATCCGCATGATACTTGCAGGCTTTTGGCAGACCGGCAACAGCCATATAAGCATCACCAATCGTCTTAATTTTTTCGACACCATGCTCCTCAGCTAGTTGGTCAAACTCTGAGAAAATTACATTGAGAATTTCGACCAGTTCGGTGGGAGAGGTTTGGGTTGAGAGTTTGGTAAAGTCAACTAAATCAGCAAACAAAACAGTTACATCTTCAAAACTTTCTGCCAGAGTACGTTCTCCTTTTTTTAACTGTTCTGCGACCGGTTCGGGCAAGATATTAAGCAGCAAACGCTCACCTTGGGTTTGGGCACGACGAAGTTCATCTTCAGCTTTTTTACGCTCTGTAATGTCGCTAACTGTGCCTTCGTAGTAGAGTAAATCTCCAAAATTGTCTCTGACTGCTCGTATATTTTCCGAAATCCAAATTACCATACCATCTTTCCGATAGACCTCGGACTCAACCTCTGATAATGTTTCTTCTTTGTGGATTAGGGCTAATATATCGTCACGACGCCTCGGTGCGAGGTAGAGTTCTTTCCCAATATCCGTGACTTGATTAATCAGTTGTTCTGGCGACTGATAGCCCAAAATACTTGCTAGGGCTGGATTAGCGGTGATAAATTTTCCTTTTGGTGTAACTTGAAAAATGCCTTCAGTGGCATTTTCAAAGATACTGCGATATTTATGCTCAGCTTCTTGTTTCTGCTTGATTTCCTTTTGGAGCTGAAAATTTTGTGCTTGTAGTTGCTTTTGTAAACGCCCGATTTTCAAGTGAGTGTTTACTCTCGCTCTTACTTCTTCCTGCTGCACTGGTTTAGTGAGATAATCTACTGCACCGAGCCTGAAACCTTTAACTTTGTCGAGAGTATCAGTACGAGCCGTCATAAAAATAACTGGGATGTCTCTAGTTGACTCTTGAGCTTTCAAGCGACGGCAAGTTTCAAACCCATCAATTCCGGGCATCATAATATCCAGTAATATTAGATCCGGTTGAGCATAGTTTACTTTTTCGAGCGCACTATAGCCATCTTGAGCGACTAAGACTTTAAATCCAGAATTGCTCAACAACTCAAACATCACCCCTAAATTAGTCGGACTATCATCAACAATCACAATTACACCTTTATAGCCAATTTTGTTATAGCTCTCAGTTAGGGTAATTTTCCGGGAAGAGGAATGATGATTAGTTTGAGTTACTGAGGAAATATTCATAATCACATGAACTCGTTATTGGGGGTTTTCGCTAATCAATGGCTAATTAATAAGAGCAAAAATACTCGGATATTTTTTTTACAAAAAAATAGTGCAATTTAATAAAAATAAACCTAATTAAAATCACCCTTAAAAATATAATAACTTATCCCTGGCTTAACTAGTCATTTAAATGGCGATTATTTTTAAAGATATAGACTTTATTTTTTACTAACTTTATCTGGAGTTTTTAAATCCTTTGATTTTATTCGATGAGCTTCGCGGTCTTTTGTATCCATGTACTTCCGAACAAATTCCAGAATTTGTCTTTCTTTAAACCCTTTTGATAATTGACGCAACTTTTGAGAAAATGGAATGAATTTATCATCCAACTGTTCAATCAAATTAGCTTCCTCTTGGATGCCTCGAATATCACCCATAATTGCTAGTTCATACAGAACGGATATTTGATCTGGCGATGGAGCTACAGGCATAACGTCTTCAGCTTTCTCTTCCTTAGTGGATTCTAGAATTCCTTGTCCTCCTTGTTGTTCCTCGGAAACCTCTGGCAAATCTAAATCTAGCCAAAAAATACTACCTTGACCGACAGTGCTTTTCACCTTTAATTCACTACCCATTAATTCCGCTAAACGTTTACTAATCGATAGTCCTAAGCCTGTACCATTAACCTGACGGTCAGTATTGCCCACTTGATGGAATGGCAAAAATATTTCTGCTAGTTGTTTTGGTGGGATACCAATGCCAGTGTCTGCTATCACAAAGCGCATTTTTTGAGTACCTTGCTTTTCGGTTAAAGCTTGACGGTTTTTAGGTTGTTCGCCTTGGGCGTTACCGTAGGGTAGGTTGTCTTGACAACCTTGGCCTTTCGGCCACGCTTCAGCGTCGCCTACGGCGAAAGCGTGGCCTTCGGCCGACCCTGCGCTAACGCGAACAAGGTTAAACCGATCAACGTTCAACTCTGAACACCCCAAATAACCAACTTTAAACGTTACCTCACCAGTATCTGTAAATTTGACAGCATTTCCCAAAAGGTTCATCAGAACTTGTCGCAGTCTTATTTCATCACCCTTGACAAATTCAGGCAGAGGCGAAAGGAATTCGTAACGGAATGAAATGTTTTTTTGTTTAGCACTGATCACCACAATTTCCACAATACCTTCGAGAAACTTGGGAAACTGAAAATCTCTGACATCAAGTTCCATTTTTCTGGCTTCGATTTTTGATAGATCCAGGATGTCATTGAGTAGGGTTAACAGATGCTGACCACTTTGCTGAATAATACTGAGCTGCTCTTTGTGCGTAGCGCTCAGTTGTGGTTCCTCTTGGAGGATTTGGGCATAACCTAAAATGCCGTTAAGGGGGGTACGTAATTCATGGCTCATGTTGGCTAAAAATTCACTTTTAGCCCGATTGGCTACTTCCGCGTCAACTTTAGCCTGCTTCAACGCCTGTTCTGCCTGTTTGCGATCGCTAATGTCTCGAAAAATTCCCTGCACAACTGTCTTGCCTTGCAGCTCCAAAGTAGTCGCACTAACTTCTACAGGCACGGTTGTACCAACTTGATGCAGCAATTCTAGTTCTACTTGAAATACACCCCCTGCCTCCACATGTTGCTGGAAAATTTGGGAGTAGGCTTTGAATCGTTCTCGTGGAATAATCTGACTCTGATGCAACCCAATAATTTCATCTCTGCCACGACCGAGCATCTGTTCCGCCATCTGATTGGCTTCCAGGATGATTCCGGTTTCCGCATCTGCCATCAGAATGGCATCACCAGCTGACTCAACTAACTTGCGATACTTCTGTTCCGCCTGCCGTAGTTTTGCCTCTGATAGCTTGCGTTCAGTGATATCTCGGTTGCAGAAGATTCTACCATAGTAATCCCCACCACTGGTAAGCACTGGTGCTGAATAAAAGTCAAAAATACGCTCATCTTTCATCAACAGTTCATCGTAGTTCGTTGTTTTGGGATGAGCCTGGAGATAGTCCACCTGAGCCAGAAATTCTTCGGGATGCTTCAGTTGAGAACTCAGCTGCTTGAGCAATTCTTTAATATCATTGGCTTGAAACAACTGTTCTGGAGTCTGCCACAAGTCACAGAAACGGTGGTTGTACGAAACCACCCTAAAATTTTCATCAACCACTAAAATTCCATCAATGGCAGCTTCTTGTTGTGCTTTTAGCATGGCATTTGTACGGAGCACATCATCCTGTGCCACAGAGCGCTCAATGGCAATTCTAGCTAGTTGGGTGGCCTTATCCGCCAGTTCTTGCTCTTCGGGGTTTGGGGTATGAGGTTCAGTGTAATAGATTGTGAAGGTGCCTAGCACCGTCCCTTGAGTGGACAAAATGGGGATAGACCAACACCCTCTGAGATTGTGGGAGAGTGCAAAATCCCTTATATTTCGACACAGGGGATGAGTAGCAATATCCTTAACCATGACCGGTTCTCGCCAATAGGCGGCAGTGCCACAGCAAGCCATATATGGACCAATCACCATACCATCAATTGCCTGAATGTAGGATTCTGGAAGGCTGGGGGCGGCAGTATGATGCAGATTAACCCCATTTTTGTCCACCAGCAAGAAAGCACACCTAATCTTGGGCAATTGCTCCTCAATCAACCGAGCTAGTCGGTCTAGTACATCTGGCAACTTCTCCCACTGGGTAATCATTTCCAGGATACGATTTTGTCCAGCTAATAAGGCTTTAACTCTCTGGCTATCAGTAATGTCAGTAAAGGTACCAACTAGACGAACCACTTCACCGTTATGATCTTTGATCACCAGGCCAGTCGAGAGAATCCAGGAAATTGAGCCATCTGTGCGCAGCAGACGAAACTTTTGTTTCCACTTCTTGATGCAGTCGCTCATGGGGGTTTCCCCCAAGACCGCGCTGCATCGCTGAGAACTTCGTCCAGCACATAGGTTATCTAGGATGGCTTTCACCTCATCAATATCCTCAATATGAATCAGTGCCAGTAATTCATTAATGGTCGGTCCATCTTGATCTAATGGGTAGCCAATCAGGCTGAGAAATTGGGGCGAGTAGTAATGATCATAGGTTTTCAGGTTGATTTCAAAGAGTCCGTTGGTGTTGGCTTGAATAGCCAGAGCAAACCGTTCCTCACTCTCCCTAAGGGCATCCTCAATGCGCTTATGTTCAAGAACCTCTGCGATTAATTGTCGATTGAGCTGCCTCAGGGTAGCTGTTCGCTCTTGAAATTGATGTTCCAGCCGTTCATTCTGGTGACGAAGTGCCTCTTGAGCTTGCTTACGCTCTGTGATATCCTCAACTGTAGCTTCGTAGTAGAGTAGAAATTTACTACTATCATGGATAGCCCGCACGTTTTTGGAGATCCAGATTATAGCACCATCTTTTTGATAAATCTGTGCTTCAAACCCTGAAACAACACCATCTTCCTGTAGCTGTAGAAGCAAATCTGCCCGTCGTTGAGGATCAACATAAAGTTGGTGGGCAATATCGGTAACACTTGCTACGAGTTCTGCTGATGATTGATAGCCATATATTCTCGCTAGTGACGGGTTAGCACTGATATAGTGTCCGTCAGGTGTGGTCTGACAAATGCCCTCCAGAGCATTCTCGAAGATGCTGCGGTATTTGGCTTCGCTTAAGCGCAACAATTCTGCCGCCGCATTTCGTTCTGATGTAGTTGCTGCCAAGAATAAAGCGATTGTTGCCATCAGTATCATAAAAACCTGTAGCAGGGGAAGTGCTTCGCTCAAGTCCCCGGTGCTGGCAACAAACGGTCCGGTACCCAAACTGGTTCCTACAATGGCAATGCTCGATACCATCAAGCAACCTAGGCTGGTGAGGCGTTGACCAAATTGGAGGGCAGCCCAAATCAGCCAGGGAAATGTCAACCAGGCAAGGGGATAGGTTGCCATTTCTGGCGCAATGTCCGACCCAAACACTCCCCAACTGACTGTCAAGAGTGAAATCAGCCAGATAGCTGCCAAAATAAATTGTTTTATCTTTATGCTTGCTTGAGGGGTTGACGGTTGTTGGTTAGACAGTTGCAGGTTAGTTTGGCTTGACTCTTCAACTTTCTCAACCTTGGCCAATTGGCCACGCTTTCGGCAAAGCCGACGCTGCGCGTTCGCGTTCGCACAGCGTCGCCTACGGCGAAAGCGTGGCCAAAGGCCAAACGCGAACAACTTGCCAACCTTCAACTCCTTCACTAGGTAGCACCACACTAAAAACACTGGTACTACGACTAAAACCACCATTAAGTCCCCTAACCACCATTGCCACCACATCCCGCCGAAATTCCTACCATCAAATTCACCACTCAGGTGTAAGTTAGTTAGAGTGACAGTCGGAGCGATTAGTGTGGCAAGCATCGACACCCCTAGGAACCCCAATACATCTCGTCGCCGTTCTAGGGAAGGACGAAGCTGCCACAACCGTGCTAATCCTATCGAGAGGAATACTGACAAGATATACCCTAAAGCAGTTATCCCAGAAACTGGCCAGAACCTCTGAGGCGAGACAGTCCAGAAAAATTCTCCCCAAGAAACCGATGGCAAAACTCCTTGGTGTTCGGGTAACCACCAAAGATGCTCCCTTAGTAGTAATACGGTTGCTTGGGTAATGCCTGCGGGAGACCAAACTGGTGGTACTAATGTATTACCTCCAATCCATCCATGGACTAAGTTTGCCAGCCCAAGGTAAACCAAAGTCAGTAAACCTACATTGGTTGAGTGTTGCCAGAATCCTTTTGCAATGAAAATCATTTTGGGAATACGCCCAAAGATGGAGTTAGGCGAAATTAATCTTTACGCACATTGACATAATTTTCCATCCAGAAACCGGTAAATTCCGCAACTTTACAAATTCTTTTATTTTCTAGTTAGATTTTTTTCATTCTCTTTAAATTAAAAGCTTTTTTGACCTAGAGATTTAGTTAAAGTGAAAGGTGAAAGGTTATGGGTGAAGGCTATCTACTTAAGCTAGCCTATAGCGAAGGAGACTGGTAATTGTTCATTGTTGTTCATTGTTGATGGTTTTTCCTTGTCTGCCTTCCCTTTGCTTGATCAGAGGTAGCCTGGGTGAAAGAGACGACACCAATCTCCTCTGATTCCCCTTTCTCCTTTTCCTTGTCCGCTGTTAACTATCATCAAGGAGCCAAGGCAAGTGGTATACCATTCAACTCAAACTTTCTATAAAGCTGAGATTTCACAGAATCCCCCTTACGCCAGTCCCTAGGGGACATGACGCTGGGATTTTCTATTAAACCTCAGCTATTAAAGGTTTTTAAATCAGCGCACCCACATATCCTTCTTTGGTTATATAAAAAACTTGTATGTCAATCTTCTAATCTCGTAGGTGAGTAGGTGGTTTGTGGCAAAACATTAACGTAGTTATTTGAAGAAGA includes:
- a CDS encoding PAS domain S-box protein, with product MIFIAKGFWQHSTNVGLLTLVYLGLANLVHGWIGGNTLVPPVWSPAGITQATVLLLREHLWWLPEHQGVLPSVSWGEFFWTVSPQRFWPVSGITALGYILSVFLSIGLARLWQLRPSLERRRDVLGFLGVSMLATLIAPTVTLTNLHLSGEFDGRNFGGMWWQWWLGDLMVVLVVVPVFLVWCYLVKELKVGKLFAFGLWPRFRRRRRCANANAQRRLCRKRGQLAKVEKVEESSQTNLQLSNQQPSTPQASIKIKQFILAAIWLISLLTVSWGVFGSDIAPEMATYPLAWLTFPWLIWAALQFGQRLTSLGCLMVSSIAIVGTSLGTGPFVASTGDLSEALPLLQVFMILMATIALFLAATTSERNAAAELLRLSEAKYRSIFENALEGICQTTPDGHYISANPSLARIYGYQSSAELVASVTDIAHQLYVDPQRRADLLLQLQEDGVVSGFEAQIYQKDGAIIWISKNVRAIHDSSKFLLYYEATVEDITERKQAQEALRHQNERLEHQFQERTATLRQLNRQLIAEVLEHKRIEDALRESEERFALAIQANTNGLFEINLKTYDHYYSPQFLSLIGYPLDQDGPTINELLALIHIEDIDEVKAILDNLCAGRSSQRCSAVLGETPMSDCIKKWKQKFRLLRTDGSISWILSTGLVIKDHNGEVVRLVGTFTDITDSQRVKALLAGQNRILEMITQWEKLPDVLDRLARLIEEQLPKIRCAFLLVDKNGVNLHHTAAPSLPESYIQAIDGMVIGPYMACCGTAAYWREPVMVKDIATHPLCRNIRDFALSHNLRGCWSIPILSTQGTVLGTFTIYYTEPHTPNPEEQELADKATQLARIAIERSVAQDDVLRTNAMLKAQQEAAIDGILVVDENFRVVSYNHRFCDLWQTPEQLFQANDIKELLKQLSSQLKHPEEFLAQVDYLQAHPKTTNYDELLMKDERIFDFYSAPVLTSGGDYYGRIFCNRDITERKLSEAKLRQAEQKYRKLVESAGDAILMADAETGIILEANQMAEQMLGRGRDEIIGLHQSQIIPRERFKAYSQIFQQHVEAGGVFQVELELLHQVGTTVPVEVSATTLELQGKTVVQGIFRDISDRKQAEQALKQAKVDAEVANRAKSEFLANMSHELRTPLNGILGYAQILQEEPQLSATHKEQLSIIQQSGQHLLTLLNDILDLSKIEARKMELDVRDFQFPKFLEGIVEIVVISAKQKNISFRYEFLSPLPEFVKGDEIRLRQVLMNLLGNAVKFTDTGEVTFKVGYLGCSELNVDRFNLVRVSAGSAEGHAFAVGDAEAWPKGQGCQDNLPYGNAQGEQPKNRQALTEKQGTQKMRFVIADTGIGIPPKQLAEIFLPFHQVGNTDRQVNGTGLGLSISKRLAELMGSELKVKSTVGQGSIFWLDLDLPEVSEEQQGGQGILESTKEEKAEDVMPVAPSPDQISVLYELAIMGDIRGIQEEANLIEQLDDKFIPFSQKLRQLSKGFKERQILEFVRKYMDTKDREAHRIKSKDLKTPDKVSKK
- the sixA gene encoding phosphohistidine phosphatase SixA codes for the protein MELYLIRHGIAAERGTYKNDRERPLTKIGHEKTSKVAKELQKRGLNFDLILTSPLVRAKETAAILQDVGLGSLVEESESLAPEGDIHQWLSWLQQRWRKTDAQRRLALVGHQPDLANWAEMLVWGVSDQKLVLKKAGVIGLKLPNTGKPFGRSELFLLTSPKWLL
- a CDS encoding IS607 family transposase; this encodes MALIPIRKAVELTGLSANTLRKYADNGTLKCERTPGGTRLFDSTDLLRFGKAPRSNRPRCYTVCYCRVSSTKQRDDLARQVAYLHSLFPEAEIIKDIGSGLNYKRKGLRTILERIVCGDKLTIVVACRDRLTRFGFELIEYLVRSYRKSSAAFIVGKLCSIGSWFCSKAALL
- a CDS encoding HNH endonuclease, yielding MGKVLVLNASYEPLNITNWRRAVVLLIKGKAERIEHNGKYVYADFPLPTVIRLRHYVRVPYKEIPLTRRNILHRDGHSCQYCGYSGDDLTLDHVIPRSRHGGESWENIVTACVRCNVKKGNRTPKEANMMLQTQPRRPYSSLHFEIAKHLKTGRHQEWRKYVIGA
- a CDS encoding adenylate/guanylate cyclase domain-containing protein, translating into MNISSVTQTNHHSSSRKITLTESYNKIGYKGVIVIVDDSPTNLGVMFELLSNSGFKVLVAQDGYSALEKVNYAQPDLILLDIMMPGIDGFETCRRLKAQESTRDIPVIFMTARTDTLDKVKGFRLGAVDYLTKPVQQEEVRARVNTHLKIGRLQKQLQAQNFQLQKEIKQKQEAEHKYRSIFENATEGIFQVTPKGKFITANPALASILGYQSPEQLINQVTDIGKELYLAPRRRDDILALIHKEETLSEVESEVYRKDGMVIWISENIRAVRDNFGDLLYYEGTVSDITERKKAEDELRRAQTQGERLLLNILPEPVAEQLKKGERTLAESFEDVTVLFADLVDFTKLSTQTSPTELVEILNVIFSEFDQLAEEHGVEKIKTIGDAYMAVAGLPKACKYHADAIAKMALDMQKLIAQYNAQTNQNFRLRIGINSGPVVAGVIGIKKFSYDLWGDTVNMASRMESQGIPGGIQLTVTTYEKLKDKYRFEQREPFEVKGKGKMTTYLLTGPKAMGNG
- a CDS encoding DHH family phosphoesterase, which codes for MTNNLLNSGASSLDSEQVDAKAQPSSTQDVNSSVGNSQAKRRQSATSASRIHSKVQQLQETLERHQNERQLIILQDFPDPDALSSAWAYQLIAQEYNIPCDIVYAGTLSHQENIALVKLTGLPTKRWSVETTKNQDLSLYQGYVLIDNQGTTTQLLPIVTEANIPLIAIFDHHSSQGELKAEFIDLRPQARATATLLTHYLQAGLLQLDSSITEHIKCATALMHGLRSDTNMLMQAQEEDFLAAGYLSRFYDTQLLNAILKTSRSRRVMDVIERSLKYRIVQDNFSMAGVGYLRYEDRDAIPQAADFLVTEENVHTAVVYGIVYDEDQELEVVIGSLRTNKLTLDPDEFIKEAFGQDSHGRFFGGGRMMAGGFEIPTGFLSSFNDKSEYAKLKWEVFDTQVKQKLLRLVNPQDTVI
- a CDS encoding RNA-guided endonuclease InsQ/TnpB family protein, whose amino-acid sequence is MEKSWFSTSLRAVPNPNLQQIFSPSFTCSPAGFTDSGNTVKKSKKIRLFLSREQRTLVRKWFGVSRHVFNKTVKILQNGEVKANWKAIKTGILNDLPEWCKEVPYQIKSIAIKDACTAVREAKKKYKKTSQINKVRFRSRKNPVQSCYIPKSAVSEAGIYHTKLGELTYSEGLPPEVCDCRLTSNNGDYYLVVPHKVAVSHTENQGRVVALDPGVRTFITFFSETSVGKIGHGDFSRIQRLCQHLDNLLSKISKAKSGQKRRMRKATRRMFVKVQNLINELHHKTAKFLVDNFDVILLPTFETYQMSKKGNRKIRSKTVRNMLTFAHYRFKEFLKHKAQETGKVVVDVCEAYTSKTVSWTGELINIGGSKIIRSKVDGKVMDRDINGARGIFLRALGDTPWLREQLALVG